The genomic window TTAATTTTATCAGCTTTAAGCAGATATCCTAAACTTTTAACTATTAAACTTAAGACGATCATCTTCaaacataaacacaaaacattcaGCTTTAAGCTGAGACCCATTTCTTAAAACACATAAGAgctcatgaaaatttttaatcacaTTTAGCTTTTAAAATCTGTTAAAATTGAATGAGCAATTCACCTGAATGAGGCAATTTACTTGAAAAGCAACATGTTACGAATATTTAATGAAAGCTTATCTCCCAGGAAACTCTGTCTCAATATTGTTACCTACCAAATACAATGGCTAAGAATAACAACAAATCACAGTTACCTAAGCTGAATTTAATGTAATCcaattaaatgaataaaattgaGTAATCATTGATTAATGATGGTTAATTAACTAGTGATAGAGATATCGAATTTCCTTTATAATCTAGTGCGTGGCCTAGCGTCTCATCTTTTGTCAGATCCGGAGAAGAGGCGTAATCTCTTATTCCTTCACGTTCTTTTCTCCAAACTCTTTCGTTCCTAATGGCACTCTCCGCAGGCGCACATCCAAAACGCCGCTCCAAGAAGGTGTCTGATCCAGATTTCGTGTACGATTTTCCAACGGACTCGCTGTTTCATGACGCTCTCATTCTGGAGCAGAGCAATCCCGTTGACCCCGTTCTCTTCGAACAGTCTACCAAGTCAGAAGCTAGATCGTCTAAATCAAAAACCAGACCAGTTACAGTACCTGGAGCTTCTTCACCGCCATTCGTTCCTGACGCCGATACCAATCCTTCTCTCTCATTCGACCAGCAGCTTCAGTTGATCAAACTACAAAAGGAAAAGTTGGAGCTGGAGGTGAAAGTACTTGCCATGAGCTGCCAGGAACGCCCTCTCGAAAATTCGTTCGCAGATCTCTCCACGCAAGACGCCAGAGATGCTATTGCGCCAGGACGCACCAAGCGCAACATCGACTGGCCACAGGATTTTGTTCCGTCCATTCAAGGTGAATATGTTAAGTTAGAACTGCCCGAGTTTGTTTCGGGTTTCTTGATTATGATCAAAACCTATGATTCTTCGCTAAAGGATGCCATGTTAGCTCATCTCGAGTTACTACTCACTAAAGCAATTAGTTATTCGTGGATTAGCGTTCGTggttttcataaatttatcgCCAAACAGGTCAAACAGCGTCGTTTGGAATGGCAGGATTTTAAGTCTATCCAAGATCAAGCCACAACCTTTTTTCGCCATTCAGATTTACGACATTCACGACAGCGAATTGACAACCCGCGTCAACCCTCTAACAACGCATCCTCGGGTGATCGTCAACAGGCGGTTCCACCCACAGttaaaaaagcttgcaaaacCTGGAATTACACTGGCTCTTGTGATTGCAATCCGCAAGATGAAGTTAATTACAAAGAACATCACCGCTGTCGAGTGTGCAAGGCGGATCACCCGATGCTTCATTGCTCAAAACGTCGCACACCAATCCCACCCCAATGACAACTAGGCCGAGTAATTCCAGACGAAATTTCCTCAGCAACCTCTTTGACCCGGAACGGAAACGGAcatgaacattttaaaaactcAGCAGTTGTTCGACATTTAATTGCTTCTTGTCGCCAGCAGCCAAATGCCTTCGGTGCCAAGGTGTTGGTTCCTACTTCACTCTTGCTTTCGAACTGGAGAACACTGCTTTCCAATTATCATCATAACATTGTGATCGATTTACTTTCGTACGGTTGGCCTGTTAATTATACAGCACACACTCCTCCTGTTTCATCATTGCATAATCATCCATCTGCTACGAACTTTGATTCGCATGTGCAAACCTATCTTGACACTGAATTATCTTGGAATGCTATAGCCGGACCCTTCGATCATCCTCCATTTCCAGACGATTTCGTATCCTCGCCTCTTCAAACAGTGCCCAAACGTGGTACCTCGACGCGGCGCGTGGTTATGGACTTGAGTTTCCCTCACGGCTCCTCAGTCAACGATGGCATTTCTCAAGACACCTATCTGGGCGAGCATTTTAAGCTACGTTTGCCTGGCATTGATCGCCTCGTTGAATTCATTCTCGAGAAAGGTCATAACTGTCTCATTTTCAAGAAGGACTTGCGTCGGGCTTATCGACAGTTTCAGGGCTTTTGTTATAagggtaaattttattttgacactCGTTGTCCTTTCGGTTTGCGTTCGTCAGCTATGATTTGCCAACGCATGACAAAGGCGGTCGTCCATATCTTCACTGAGCAGGGGTTTTTCGCAAACGTTTATCTTGACGATTTTTACGGCATGGAATATCCATCTCTTGCAGCCCAGGCCTTTTCCTGTCTCGGTCAGCTACTCCAACATCTCGGCTTAGATTCTTCTCCTGAGAAGGAATCGCCTCCTTCAACGTCCATGATTTGTCTCGGTCTTCTTGTTGACACTGCAGCGGTCACCCTCGAGGTTCCTCCTTCACGTCTTGACGATTTACAGGCCGAACTCAAACTTTTGCAATCCTCTACCTGTTTTACTAAGAAACAACTTCAGTCCCTCCTAGGGAAGCTCTCTTTTGTTACCGCTTGCGTTAAGCCCGGTAGAATCTTCATGGCTCGACTCCTAAATAGTCTTCGTGAGTGCACGCAGCCAGCCCGTCACCGATACCCCATTTCTGCTTCTATGCTCTCAGATATTCAGTGGTGGCTCGATTTTCTTCCCCGGTTTAATCGTGTATCGCTCATCAAGCCTTCCTCCTGGGACTTTGAGAGCCTTAACTTCTCGACTGACGCCTGCCTTTCTGGAGGCGGCGCTACTTGTCAAACGGAGTGCATTAGCTTTGTTTTTCCTGATTGTATTTCTCCTGACAATCTTCATACCAACGCGCTGGAACTTTTCACGATCATTGTTTCACTCAAGCACTGGGCTCCTCAGTTACGCGGACGCAAATTCATCATTGCCTGTGATAACTCTGCTGCGGTGACCGTTATCAATTCTACAAGATCCAAGGATCCTTTCATGCAGCGCTGTCTGCGACAACTTTGGTTCACCGCTGCTCTTTTCGATTTTGAAGTTCGAGCATTACACGTTCCTGGAAAACACAATCAATTCGCGGACTGTCTCAGCTGTTGGCATTCCGATGCTTCAGCTCGCGATACTTATTATCGTCTGTGTAGTGACTTTGATCAGATTTTTCATTATCAAGATATTGACtctgcttgtttttctttcaacgtTGCgtgacaatgttttcttttttcttttgtagacTTCAACAGGGGATCAGGTTCACATTTCCCTCCAGTTGTTTCGCTTGTCACCTTGGAGTCTTTTGTGTCGCGTCTTATCACAATGGCTCACGCCACGTCAACACAGAAAAACATTGCAGTTCATATCCGTAGTTACCAGATTTTTTGTGAACAGAGGGCTCTCCAGTCCTTTCCAATTAGTGTTAAATCTATAAGTTGGTATATCGCCTATTTAGTCATGCAAAAACGCGCTTCTGGTACTATTCTTAATCATCTTAGCAGCCTCAAACATGCTCATCAAATTGCCAGATACGAGCTCACCTGGAGTTCTAATtatcattttcaacttttgCTGAGGGGCACTAAACGTTTCTTAGGCCAGGCTGTCGCTCGAAAATATGCTATTACGCCTTCTATTTTGCACGCCGCATTTGACCATTTCAATCTCTCACTTCCGCTGCACGCAGCTATGTGGGCTTTGTTTCTAGTtgcattttttacttttttacgCAAATCCAATTTAGTACCAGACAACCTGCGGCGAATTTCTCCTAAGGTCATCACTAGGGCAAGTTTGGCTTTTACACCTGTGGGCGCTAACATCCATGTCTCCGCTACCAAGACCATTCAGTGTCAGCAACGTTCTCTAGATTTGCCCATCCCCAGGGTCCCTGGGTCTCGTCTTTGCCCCATTTTCGCTCTTCGTCTCCATTTATCCCTAAATCCCGGGCCAGTTTCGGCTCCCCTTTTTTCAGTTATATCGGGGTCTGGTCTACAGCCACTTACTTACAAGCAATTTTGCGCCTTTCTTTCTCGGGTTATTTCTAGTCTACAATTAGATCCCTCTAAATTTTCTCCTCATAGTTTTCGACGGGGCGGGGCTACTTTTGCCTTTGACTGTCATATTCCCTCGGAAATCATCAAATTGCAGGGCGATTGGCAAAGCGACGCATATCTCGTGTATCTAGAATTATCTCAGCAGCAGAAACAGCGCGTGGGTCAAGCTATGGCGGGCAAGCTTCAGACTATGTTTCCAGAATAATGATTTATTAATagatttccattattttttttttcatttataaccTTTTCGTATTCCCCTCAATCACCTCACTCTCCTTTTTTCTACACTCCAGTTTGGGCACTTTGGCGTTCTTGTTTATTGTCCAGTATTTTGTCAGGCAGTTCTCGCACTGTGCAATAAACTCATTTTGCCCAAACTGTTATGTCGTCTTGGTAACGCGGGTGATTGAGTAATCATTGATTAATGATGGTTAATTAACTAGTGATAGAGATATCGAATTTCCTTTATAATCTAGTGCGTGGCCTAGCGTCTCATCTTTTGTCAGATCCGGAGACGAGGCGTAATCTCTTCCCACCACTCCCACCCTTaaacaatgtattttttattagttttttcttcttagttGCGTTCTTGTTTATTGTTCAGTATTTTGTCAGGCAGTTCTCGCACTGTGCAATAAACTCATTTTGCCCAAACTGTTGTGTCGTCTTGGTAATGCGGGTGATTGAATTCACAGCTTGATCATATGAACATTCTGAGTTCAGAGACCTGTCTTTAACAATCCAGGGTTAACAGTCATTCATAGTCAATCTGTTACCATGCCAAAAGCCTGTTGTACATCAAACAATCTAGTATTCAAACTTAAAATAGTCGCCACAGCAGAAGCCATTGAGAACAACTTGAGATTGCAAGGGAATACGGCATCAGTAAGTCAATGGTTTGTTGCTGATGGAAAGACCAAGAAAACCTCTTCAATGGCGAAACACAACTGTCCCCAAAACATAAAACGATGGGCTGCTTTACACCAAAGTGTCCTGAGATGGATTAAAGACTGCTGGAATGGTTTTGTTAAGTCAAGGGGAGAATCATGTGAGAACCTTGTTTACATGTCTCTGGGAAAAGAACATTCTCATTGGTCAGTTTTTGATAATTGTCAAAACATTAGTATCATTGCTTATCTGTTCTACCTTTCTCCTTCATTTCAGGAATTGCTGTCAGTGGACTGATGTTGCATTAGAAGGCAAAAGAATTCTGCAATGATCCCACATTCAAAGCAACTGTAGGCTggtacaaaaattaaaagtagtGCCGTTCCATCACTCTCCAAACAAAGACCACCCTTAACCAGCATCTGCCGAACAATCTCAAAGGGCAAACAGTAAAATTCCACTGATTTGTAATGGCAGCTTTTCAGTACTGTGGATACCCTTTGCCCAGAATTTTCAATATGGGTGAGACACCAATGCAGTTTAAGATGCCACCTAACCATATTCTAAAATTCAATGGCAGCCACACAGTTCCCATGAAATCCTACAGTGCAGAGAAGAGAAGCTTCACAGTCACGTTGGCAGTTGCTGCTGATGGCAAAAAGCTACCACCAAAAGTTACCTTCAAAGGCATACAAACCTTGGGAGACCTGGTTGTTTCAAACTCAGTTTGTGTTTCATTCCACAAAAAAGGATGGAGGGATGAAGCTAATAAGTTAGCAGTTTTGTGTTGTTCATTTGCTCTTTTAATTTACTGTTTTAAAGCTTTATTGATGTCTTTAAGTGATGTCTAATTGATTGTTGTATTCTTTCTTTCATTACAGGCGTGAAGGAGTGGATTTGTACCTGCATGCCAAGAAACCCTACTGGTGAGCGATCATTGTTGGCTTGGGACTCCTTTTGTGCCTATCTTACTGAGACAGTTAAAGAAGCATTGCAGCAGCAAAATATTGATGTAGCTGTTATTGCCAGTGGCCTAACCCAGTTCTCCAGCCATTAGACAAGTGCCTAAACGAGCCCTTCAGAGAGAATATGAGAAGAAAGTAGCTGTTGTGGATGATAACAGGCCTCTTTAAGTTTACTCCTGATGGGAGAAAGTGCCGTCAAGACACCTTGTTCTACATTGGATGAAGCAGTCTTGGAGGGAGATCCCAGAGGAGATGGTGAGGAAATCATTTCTGACTAGCAGCATCTCAATGTGCTTGACAGCACCAAGGATGACACCATCTATGAAGAAGAGCCAGACATTCCCATCAAAGAAGATGAGATGGATGAAGAATTTGATACAGAGAGCAAAGATGAGCCATAAGCTGACATCCTTGATCATGCAGttcacaacaaaaaacaaacagctcctttaggagccaccacatttAAAAGCTAGTGACCAATACCTCTTACTATTTGGTCTTTGTGTATTGCTTGGCTCGTAGGCAAACATACATGTATTTATCTTAGTTCCTGATTTTTGTGTCAGCTAAACTCTTGGCTATAGGCAGAAACCCCCTCTACAAGtcagatttcaattcaaatttggCTAAACTTGTGTAAAAATTGCTCAGCTTATAGCCAATAAAATACAGTAATTGGAGTTATAATGTGCAGTTGTGTATCCACTAGCTCCccaacatttttgcttttcttggtTCTGCATCAGGCTTCAGGCACTGAAAAAAGCACAGAAATCAAGACCAGCAACAATTTATACCATGGCTTTGCTGCCCAAAGTGTTTCAGAGCAACACTCAACCATAAATCAATCCATTTTTCCTTGGATCAACAGCTGCCATTTTGTTACCTTACTACATGCAAAGGGTTTCTTCTCATCAAGACATCAATACTAGCCATATTCAACCAGCAGTTTTCTGCAGATTTGTCTAATCAATTTTGGAGGTATCTTTAAATTCTGGTCCAGTTACCTGCTCCTAATCTGCAAGACTAGGAACAATTTTCAATCAACTCTATTCACTTCTTCAGAGTGAGTTGCCTTCTCACAAAGTCCTAAAGCTCACTTATCTTAACAATGATGGTCTGCTTAATAAGATCCAAGAGACAGCAATTCTGTTTCCTCTGAAATTCGACATTCTGGCAATTACTGAGACCTACTTGATTATTACCTCTGTCCCCTCCAAGATCCTGCATCATGGTGCCCATAATCCTTGAATATCCAATCACCATTTAATTTACGCAGTTATAAGCCTGAGGAGATTCTCTCAGCAACCTAAAACAAAGCTGATCTTTGACCAAAAAGTGGAAAGAAATGCTCTGCAGTCTGAGTTTGCATCTAAACCATAGCACAGTTGCAATATCTCTAAATTCTCTGCAACAAAAAATCTGACCTATCTGAATGTAAACGTTTTTCATACATGCTATTGAAAAAGTGctataaaaaaattcttatagAGTACTCAAAACTGACTATAGTTTAACTGTTAGCTATATAAGATAATGCTTCACAGTATGCAGTTTTCCTCTTATTCTAACTTGcatttatgtattttttctCTTATGATAACAATATCATCTTTAATGTAACTATTAACTTAAATTATACTTAACATGCGGCCAACCCTGTTGTGTTAGCTTACAAGAAATGTATAGCTTACATGAAGTAATAAATGAAGGGGAGCAAACACGTGTTGTCCTGGCTTCACGAGTAACTCAACAAACCCCAACTCATATCTACACATGAAAGTGACCAACTCGAAAGCTCATTGGCTACTTTGGTCACTGTATAtgattaaatattctttcttctagttaatttctatttgtattttttctatatcatagtaaatcatgttatgttaagttatttttcttctgtaaaCAGTGTGAAATATACACTAGAGAACTTTACATCAAATCAATGATCTTGCCTCTCTTGGATTATGGTGATATTGCATGGGgagacaaaaacaataaaactctACACAAAGTTGCTAAATCAATCCTTGATAAAGCTAAACATTCCTCCACAAGAGGCAATGAACAAACTTGATTGGCTAGTGCTATCGGAAAGGTGATGACAACACCATCTCCCTTTGTATTTAAATGCATGCATGGGCTGATTGACTGGGAATTTAACTAAATGCACTTAAGGGATGCCCATCCTTATAACACTAGGtataaagacaattttaaaatgcCCAAATCTCAATGCCAGTGGGGGCAACAAAGACTAACTTATCAAGCGATACACATTTGGAATGCTCTTCCAATATCTACAAGGAACTCAAATAGCCTTGATTTATTTAAGAAGCTTATAtaaactattttatttattttagtattttattaactctatcttagAACTTTATTGTATGctcttttaacttttaacaaattttaaactaCTACAGATTTGTAATTTCTACTCAGGACCAGCCTGGAAACCACCAATGGGTGAGGTGGCCTCCTGGCTAAAgatattcattatttatttatttaacaatatcCAAGTGGGAAAAGCCTCTGGTCCTGACAATATAACAAGAGATTGAACTCTTAGGAGATGCCCTCATTAAGAGCAACTCCatgcaaatatcgaccaaagtgcggcaaggctcaaacaatcaaaatcgctcttcttttgcatactagtagactttagttagtgtacaaacgccatgtaattttttctttgaaagatccgttcctttccgagaaaaacgtggaaaaccgtttcaagccccgccaacgattttgcaagccaaaagcagggttgaaattcactatgattcgcttcactcgcgtttcaaaaccgcgctagaataaaagcatatcgctagaattttaagtataactcgtcgttgaccaaaatatataatatttttagcattacaacagtctgagtaattataaaaggCTAAAGCGaacagctacctgttgtttacccacgagaggtagttgaaaaaagcgacgattttcatcatgtgcctttgatcagaattttttaagattgaaggagaaaacactaagagtatcaaacttttatgttatgtaaaaattattttggggaaactacttcgagcttctcagaaatcatttgaaaatcgtgtttcagacaacataaaataacgccatccaacagatgagtcaccagcaacatttgaccttaggttttcgtttacaacgctagcgctggtagccttgatatgtagaataattttttaaaaagctaaccttaacccgtatctgctgtactccaagctccaagttgtttcattttgccgtcttatcaccttaagtttgttaccgtaatcgtaaagtctgctggaatttgtgcgtgtgtggaggtgcgtgacagctttccagcactttcttcatccctctgttttctctaatgtattcaagttaacatcatctgcttgttagaaattttgagaaccctggaccttaaaaaagccagctatgaaataaagttcagtagtttaacaaagcaaagttccttgttcgcggatccgctcaccccaattaatcctatttgcataagagtgtgcaaaaagtctacttCCGGTAATACACACGTGGCAAGCTTCACCTCTCATTGCcagtacactgaagaagattgaacattatattcctccttcttcgaaaatacttaatgtggcattagctatagtttacccgagaattacctttttaagattttaggcttttgctaacataatttaatttaatttaatttggttaaagcacatgttcattcccacgtgaaaaagaaaaagaactttgtaaaacactgtttgtgtgcgCTCTTCATCAATGAAGCTATGGAAGGTTCTTACTCCTTCAAGTCATTAGTAGGTACTCCGTGTTCGTTTGATAGAAGGGATAAGCACAGATCAACTGAGATTGTTCCCTTGTCGTTGTGCAACAAGGACGTAACTGGGCATAGGTcgacttggtctttttctggtattgaaagcgaaacagaccttattctagctcgtgttggtattttttccgtgACGTCAAGGGATCTAAGTTCCTTTACTATGTGCCCTTTCCATCGTTCTGAGCTCTGTATTGGATGGCAACGGAACAGTTATTCCAATTCGTGccaagttccaaaggaaatcgctaatcacattgaaaaaagagggaaacctgttaaagccgacaggggagttggcaagaacatttcagcATATATCCATTAGCAAACCGGTACCCTCATTCCTGTAGGTTCAGGTACTGTTGGgttaattattgtattatatacttataagcttctcagattatccgtgaaaaaactgtataaagtttatgatagttgacaactttcttggataacccagagttatctgcaatacctgaactaggtctaggcaaagaagtacgaattacagcatattccgctccctccctccccatgggatgggccctgaagtgttctcgc from Pocillopora verrucosa isolate sample1 chromosome 8, ASM3666991v2, whole genome shotgun sequence includes these protein-coding regions:
- the LOC131798541 gene encoding uncharacterized protein, which encodes MDLSFPHGSSVNDGISQDTYLGEHFKLRLPGIDRLVEFILEKGHNCLIFKKDLRRAYRQFQGFCYKGKFYFDTRCPFGLRSSAMICQRMTKAVVHIFTEQGFFANVYLDDFYGMEYPSLAAQAFSCLGQLLQHLGLDSSPEKESPPSTSMICLGLLVDTAAVTLEVPPSRLDDLQAELKLLQSSTCFTKKQLQSLLGKLSFVTACVKPGRIFMARLLNSLRECTQPARHRYPISASMLSDIQWWLDFLPRFNRVSLIKPSSWDFESLNFSTDACLSGGGATCQTECISFVFPDCISPDNLHTNALELFTIIVSLKHWAPQLRGRKFIIACDNSAAVTVINSTRSKDPFMQRCLRQLWFTAALFDFEVRALHVPGKHNQFADCLSCWHSDASARDTYYRLCSDFDQIFHYQDIDSACFSFNVA
- the LOC131793129 gene encoding uncharacterized protein, which produces MAHATSTQKNIAVHIRSYQIFCEQRALQSFPISVKSISWYIAYLVMQKRASGTILNHLSSLKHAHQIARYELTWSSNYHFQLLLRGTKRFLGQAVARKYAITPSILHAAFDHFNLSLPLHAAMWALFLVAFFTFLRKSNLVPDNLRRISPKVITRASLAFTPVGANIHVSATKTIQCQQRSLDLPIPRVPGSRLCPIFALRLHLSLNPGPVSAPLFSVISGSGLQPLTYKQFCAFLSRVISSLQLDPSKFSPHSFRRGGATFAFDCHIPSEIIKLQGDWQSDAYLVYLELSQQQKQRVGQAMAGKLQTMFPE